One window from the genome of Haloarcula sp. CBA1127 encodes:
- a CDS encoding bifunctional UDP-sugar hydrolase/5'-nucleotidase, whose product MSIRLLHYSDIENACDDPVRMGRLAGTIRSIRGEDTVVAGTGDNTAPGVLAHYYEGHQAMPFFRAVSTDVETVGNHDFDFGTAPILDVISKSPQEWIVANVFEGASEDERGVPFAGLDGTTVLHRDGRRVGFVGVIDPATPRIAPTGASELTVTSPVESVRTAVSELGDSVDHFVVLAHLRSDLEIAVAAVEGVDVVLGGHVHTERHEIVDGTLVVRPGANGQVVWEIELFDGTCSPSATRHSTAEGPLDESVADTTREQLADVGLLETVATVDDPIHRGLDRRTRGESRVGNLVADAYRWAADTDVSFVHNGGLREGRPLSGEVTAGEVASVHPFGGTVEALHVTGEQLRALLEAAFRPHREDGRLWHGDVSGMTVEYDSAAGRLIGVAVNGQSLEASREYSLATNSYVVYSDDWPIPHETTADSFGLPFKTVTDYAREEGITVQVGGRLQDC is encoded by the coding sequence ATGTCGATCCGGTTGCTCCACTACTCTGACATTGAGAACGCTTGCGACGACCCCGTGCGAATGGGTCGGCTTGCCGGAACGATCCGGTCGATCCGCGGTGAGGATACAGTGGTCGCTGGCACCGGCGACAACACTGCACCGGGTGTCCTCGCCCATTACTACGAGGGGCATCAAGCGATGCCGTTTTTCCGGGCAGTGAGTACCGACGTCGAGACGGTAGGGAACCACGATTTCGACTTTGGGACTGCCCCCATTCTAGACGTGATCTCGAAGAGTCCACAGGAGTGGATCGTCGCGAACGTTTTTGAAGGGGCGAGTGAGGACGAGCGTGGCGTTCCATTCGCTGGGTTAGACGGAACGACGGTCCTGCACCGAGACGGGCGGCGAGTCGGATTCGTCGGCGTCATCGATCCGGCGACTCCCCGGATTGCACCCACCGGCGCGTCAGAGCTGACCGTGACCAGTCCGGTCGAGAGCGTGCGGACAGCGGTCAGTGAACTCGGTGACAGTGTCGATCATTTCGTCGTTCTCGCACACTTGCGGAGCGACCTAGAGATCGCCGTTGCGGCCGTCGAGGGCGTCGACGTGGTCCTCGGCGGCCACGTCCACACGGAACGCCACGAGATTGTCGACGGAACACTGGTCGTCCGTCCCGGAGCGAACGGGCAGGTGGTCTGGGAAATCGAGCTCTTCGACGGGACTTGCTCGCCGAGTGCCACCCGTCACTCAACAGCTGAGGGACCTCTCGACGAATCCGTGGCTGACACGACACGCGAGCAGCTGGCCGATGTCGGCTTGCTGGAGACTGTTGCCACTGTCGACGACCCGATCCATCGAGGTCTCGACCGGCGAACCCGCGGCGAGAGTCGTGTTGGCAATCTCGTGGCCGACGCCTATCGCTGGGCGGCTGATACCGATGTCAGCTTCGTCCACAATGGCGGTCTTCGAGAGGGGCGACCCCTGTCCGGCGAAGTCACGGCTGGCGAGGTGGCCAGTGTACACCCCTTCGGCGGTACGGTAGAAGCCCTCCACGTCACGGGTGAACAGCTACGAGCCCTCTTGGAGGCGGCCTTCCGTCCCCACCGCGAGGACGGACGGCTCTGGCACGGCGACGTCAGCGGAATGACCGTCGAGTACGATTCCGCGGCTGGACGGCTAATCGGTGTGGCCGTCAACGGCCAGAGTCTCGAAGCCAGTCGAGAGTACAGCCTTGCCACCAACTCCTACGTCGTCTACAGCGATGACTGGCCGATTCCACACGAGACGACCGCCGATTCGTTCGGTCTCCCGTTCAAGACTGTCACAGACTACGCTCGTGAAGAGGGCATCACTGTCCAGGTGGGTGGACGACTTCAGGACTGCTGA
- a CDS encoding Tm-1-like ATP-binding domain-containing protein: MAVTIVGTLDTKGEEIGFARDVLRAQGVDVHIIDTGVVGDPEIDPDTAASAVAEAGGTTLGHLRDDADRGEAIEAMGKGAAAIVQQLHDSGDLDGVLGLGGSGNTSIATTAMRALPVGVPKVMVSTMASGDTEPYVGATDVMMLYSVADIEGLNQLSRKVIANAALAMVGMVTNQPDIEIEDRPTIGISMFGVTTPCVQTAREYLEERGYETIIFHATGTGGKAMEDLVRQGVIDGVLDVTTTEWADELVGGVLAAGPDRLDAAAETGTPQVVSTGALDMVNFGPRDSVPEEFEERYFHIHNPQVTLMRTTAEENAELGEIIAKKLSAANGPTALYIPLGGVSMLDVEGEDFHDPDADTALFEALKTNLAESVELVEMETDINDEAFARALAEQLDAYMREVDLAPGE, from the coding sequence ATGGCCGTCACAATCGTTGGGACGCTCGATACGAAAGGCGAAGAGATAGGTTTCGCCCGAGATGTCCTTCGCGCGCAAGGCGTTGACGTACACATCATCGACACGGGCGTGGTTGGCGACCCGGAGATCGATCCGGACACTGCTGCGAGTGCGGTCGCCGAAGCGGGCGGCACCACGCTGGGGCACCTTCGGGACGATGCCGACCGCGGTGAGGCAATCGAAGCGATGGGCAAGGGCGCAGCGGCGATTGTCCAACAGCTACACGATTCTGGCGACCTCGACGGTGTGCTCGGACTCGGCGGCTCGGGCAACACCTCGATCGCGACCACGGCGATGCGGGCGCTGCCGGTTGGTGTCCCAAAAGTGATGGTCTCGACGATGGCCTCCGGCGACACTGAACCGTATGTCGGTGCCACTGACGTGATGATGTTGTATTCGGTGGCTGATATTGAGGGACTCAACCAACTCTCCCGGAAGGTGATTGCTAATGCTGCCCTCGCGATGGTCGGGATGGTCACGAACCAGCCAGACATCGAAATTGAAGACCGCCCCACTATCGGAATCTCGATGTTCGGCGTCACCACACCGTGCGTCCAGACGGCTCGGGAGTATCTCGAAGAACGAGGCTACGAGACGATCATCTTCCATGCGACTGGGACCGGTGGGAAGGCGATGGAGGACCTCGTGAGACAGGGCGTCATCGACGGCGTGTTGGACGTGACGACGACGGAGTGGGCCGACGAGCTTGTAGGGGGTGTGCTTGCTGCTGGCCCCGACAGGCTGGACGCCGCCGCGGAGACGGGCACGCCACAGGTCGTCTCGACGGGCGCGCTGGACATGGTCAACTTCGGGCCACGAGACTCCGTCCCCGAGGAGTTCGAGGAGCGGTACTTCCATATCCACAACCCACAGGTAACGCTGATGCGGACAACGGCCGAGGAGAACGCTGAGCTGGGCGAGATCATCGCGAAGAAGCTCTCGGCAGCGAACGGGCCAACTGCTCTATACATTCCACTTGGAGGTGTTTCGATGCTCGACGTCGAGGGAGAGGATTTCCATGATCCCGACGCCGACACAGCCCTGTTCGAGGCACTCAAAACAAATCTGGCTGAATCGGTCGAACTGGTCGAGATGGAGACCGACATCAATGACGAAGCGTTCGCCCGGGCACTGGCCGAACAGCTTGACGCGTATATGCGAGAGGTAGATCTCGCTCCGGGGGAGTGA
- a CDS encoding acetamidase/formamidase family protein: MARNVISYKDGHVYEFAPNMEPLYTAADGESLTFETIDSLNKAVQSDADLMDAIPEEVNAATGPVAVEGATPGDVLKVEIEDVRVNEDLGRVITAPGFGLLQDHENIEHPATRVTEITNDGTSLSFKDMEIPVDPVIGTIGVATSEEAMSTLTPHDHGGNLDTTAMTTGTTAYFPVFQDGAMLAMGDSKAAMADGEMCGTGAEIGTEIDVTVSVIADAAVDLERPLVDTGDAWKTIASAETMEDAVKMANEDLIKLLAAEHDYTLTDAYLFSSLVGGLEISQVVDPLVTVRNSIPNEYLSNPF, translated from the coding sequence AACATGGAACCGCTGTATACGGCTGCAGACGGGGAATCACTCACGTTTGAAACCATCGATAGCCTGAACAAAGCCGTTCAGTCAGACGCTGATCTGATGGATGCGATCCCTGAAGAAGTGAATGCGGCTACAGGGCCGGTCGCTGTTGAAGGAGCCACACCCGGCGATGTCCTCAAGGTTGAGATCGAAGACGTACGAGTCAACGAGGACTTGGGTCGCGTAATTACGGCACCGGGGTTTGGACTCCTGCAGGATCACGAAAACATCGAACACCCAGCGACGCGCGTGACGGAGATAACCAACGACGGTACGTCACTCTCGTTCAAGGATATGGAGATCCCAGTTGACCCTGTCATCGGGACCATTGGCGTGGCAACATCCGAAGAAGCGATGTCGACCTTGACGCCACACGACCATGGCGGAAATCTCGATACGACGGCTATGACCACCGGGACGACAGCATATTTTCCGGTGTTCCAAGACGGTGCGATGTTAGCGATGGGTGATTCGAAGGCTGCGATGGCAGACGGTGAAATGTGTGGTACTGGTGCCGAAATCGGGACCGAAATCGACGTCACCGTCTCAGTAATCGCTGACGCTGCTGTCGACCTTGAGCGCCCACTCGTCGACACTGGTGACGCGTGGAAGACGATTGCAAGTGCCGAAACGATGGAAGATGCGGTCAAGATGGCAAACGAGGACCTCATCAAATTACTCGCTGCCGAACACGATTACACGCTGACCGACGCCTACCTCTTTTCGAGCCTTGTTGGCGGCCTCGAAATCAGCCAAGTCGTCGACCCACTCGTTACTGTGCGTAACTCAATTCCGAACGAATATCTCTCAAATCCATTCTAA
- a CDS encoding cupin domain-containing protein, with the protein MTDHEYFITPDDVESQLFDWGVLKWLSTPEVTGGERFSAGVVKLEPGKGHERHSHPDSDEILFVIRGEGEQEVADQTRDISAGEMVFVPEGVEHGTVNTSWEPLLLLAVYAPPGPEEVLRDLPECEIVPPGELPTPENMEE; encoded by the coding sequence ATGACTGATCACGAATACTTCATCACTCCTGATGACGTCGAAAGTCAGCTCTTCGATTGGGGCGTCCTGAAGTGGCTGAGCACGCCTGAGGTGACGGGTGGCGAGCGCTTCAGCGCTGGCGTCGTCAAACTCGAACCCGGAAAGGGCCATGAGCGCCACTCGCACCCCGACAGCGACGAGATCCTTTTCGTCATCCGGGGCGAGGGTGAACAAGAGGTCGCCGATCAGACACGCGATATCTCGGCCGGCGAGATGGTGTTCGTTCCTGAAGGCGTCGAACACGGAACCGTCAACACCAGCTGGGAACCGCTGTTACTGCTCGCGGTCTACGCGCCACCGGGTCCTGAAGAGGTACTCCGGGACCTTCCTGAGTGTGAGATCGTCCCGCCGGGCGAACTGCCGACACCCGAGAACATGGAGGAGTGA
- a CDS encoding phosphoenolpyruvate hydrolase family protein: MEFTRQESLDRLQETVSGGDPVIGAGAGTGISAKFAERGGVDLLIIYNSGRYRMNGRGSLAGLLPYGDANEIVVEMGHEVLPVVEDTPVLAGVNGTDPFRQMDVFIESLKRRGFSGVQNFPTVGLIDEDSGFRQNLEETGMGYDKEVDMIQEAAEQGMLTCPYVFSEEQAREMTEAGADVVVSHMGLTTSGDIGAETALDLDAAAERVQSHHDAAKEVNEDVLVICHGGPIAWPDDAQYVLEHTEGVVGFFGASSIERLPTEEAIEAQARKFKDITL; the protein is encoded by the coding sequence ATGGAATTTACACGGCAGGAGTCCCTTGATCGACTTCAGGAAACAGTATCGGGCGGCGATCCGGTCATCGGCGCAGGTGCAGGGACCGGTATCTCAGCGAAGTTCGCCGAGCGGGGTGGCGTCGATCTACTGATCATCTACAATTCCGGTCGCTATCGGATGAACGGCCGGGGGTCGCTGGCTGGCCTCCTTCCTTACGGTGACGCCAACGAAATCGTCGTCGAGATGGGCCACGAAGTGCTTCCAGTCGTCGAGGACACGCCAGTTCTCGCCGGCGTCAACGGGACCGACCCGTTCCGACAGATGGATGTGTTCATCGAGAGCCTGAAACGGCGCGGGTTCTCGGGCGTCCAGAACTTCCCGACAGTGGGTCTCATCGACGAGGACAGCGGGTTCAGACAGAATCTCGAGGAAACGGGGATGGGCTACGACAAGGAAGTCGACATGATCCAAGAAGCGGCCGAGCAAGGAATGCTCACCTGCCCATACGTCTTCAGCGAGGAGCAGGCCCGCGAGATGACTGAGGCCGGAGCGGACGTGGTCGTCTCACATATGGGACTGACTACATCTGGTGATATTGGTGCCGAGACGGCACTGGACCTCGATGCCGCAGCCGAGCGCGTTCAATCCCATCACGACGCCGCAAAAGAGGTAAACGAGGACGTACTGGTGATCTGTCACGGCGGCCCGATCGCATGGCCCGACGATGCCCAGTACGTACTGGAACACACCGAGGGTGTCGTCGGATTCTTCGGTGCGTCGAGCATCGAACGCCTCCCGACTGAGGAGGCAATCGAAGCACAGGCCCGCAAATTCAAGGATATTACCCTCTAA